One window from the genome of Opitutales bacterium encodes:
- a CDS encoding type II toxin-antitoxin system Phd/YefM family antitoxin: MKVELVTTLKRQATQILKGLGEDREPILITEHGIPKAYLVDTEDFESQKERIKLLEGLARGERAYQEGRVISSGDAKKRMSRWLK, encoded by the coding sequence ATGAAGGTCGAGTTAGTTACTACACTTAAAAGGCAGGCAACTCAGATATTGAAGGGACTGGGAGAAGATCGAGAGCCTATTCTTATTACTGAGCACGGGATACCCAAGGCGTATCTCGTTGATACAGAGGATTTTGAGAGTCAGAAGGAGCGAATTAAGTTACTCGAAGGATTGGCACGAGGCGAGCGCGCATATCAAGAAGGAAGAGTTATTTCCTCCGGTGATGCGAAGAAGAGGATGTCTCGATGGCTCAAGTAA
- a CDS encoding type II toxin-antitoxin system RelE/ParE family toxin produces the protein MAQVIWTDPALQNLDEIADNIALENLEAAKKLVSLVFQRTDLLGSVPLMGNVPDELKGTLYRRLVIWVLYLYYRIDEGRVIIIHLRRAEREFSLEDIEEGESQA, from the coding sequence ATGGCTCAAGTAATCTGGACTGACCCGGCACTTCAGAATCTCGACGAAATTGCAGATAATATCGCACTCGAAAATCTCGAAGCAGCCAAGAAGTTGGTGAGTTTGGTCTTTCAGAGAACTGATCTTTTAGGAAGCGTTCCTTTGATGGGGAACGTGCCGGATGAACTGAAGGGGACCTTATATCGGAGATTGGTGATTTGGGTTCTTTACCTGTATTACCGTATCGATGAAGGTAGGGTCATTATTATTCACCTTCGCAGAGCTGAGAGAGAATTTAGCCTTGAGGATATTGAAGAAGGAGAATCCCAAGCTTAA
- a CDS encoding MFS transporter: MEINNPSHNAIRWHQTVQISGALNDNLFKLIALFALFSWHGPDERTRILALVGAVFALPFIGFTSLGGYLADRVSKSKIILRLKQAELIIMGLGIAALATESVPMLFATMLLMSTQSALFGPSKYGLVPEIVAARDITRTNSHLQTLTYLAIIAGVALAPAFTALSGAAYHVAALGCFGISIVGFFAATQLDKALIGGPRESLRSRSGFRESISIIRQDRWLLLAIIGLACFSFFAAFTQLNVIDFGKEHLGLSDEQSGVTLLIIALGIGTGSLLVGRLSRHATEFGAVPLGALGIAMGLFLLGSVGSQSIWATCLFLFLIGVAAGCMTVPLHAFIQQRSPNANLGTIIGISGLLNWIAIFAASPVLYLSDTQTTLASADRFVALSILALGLVYLTVRTIPDFLARLIISLVARCFYTIRHHGIENIPAEGPALIVSNHVSLLDAVFLTSAQPRRIRLIMSRDFYENSGWFTRWICDLARVILIHESENPKKLIHSLKTARQALVDGELVGIFAEGHLSRRNLMLPLKSGFTRIVKGTHAPIIPVSIQGIWGSHTTYSSGLPAIRPWTDRSRIVSVSFGAQLPTQSQPGDIAAAISQLAADQANTAKTSYKNLPAAFLSQARKSPNAPCISDSSGKQLNYSEALTATLLLKKNLLERFEGQAQHIGILLPASVGGALANLAISFTGRIPVNINFRAGSDHIASAVSQAKIRWIVTARAMPLPDGIPASIRVLYVEELLRSVTKRQRLEAYLRARFLPQRFLLNQTTSNSDDTAAILFTSGSTRAPKGVCLSHRNILSNAESFGSVLNAQTEDKVCGTLPFFHSFGFTATLWCPLINGISTTYHNNPLDTRRVGQLVQEERATILLSTPTFLNAYQRRVTSDQFASLRWVFSSAERLSEELADSFEEKYGIRPLQGYGATELSPITTISLPNHTIDGLHEIGSKPGSVGRAIPGVALQIIDPESKTAKQTGERGLIRVKGPNTMQGYLHQPELTANALEDGWYNTGDIGYLDADGFLFITDRIARFAKLGGEMVPLGGVEEALSSAIGVDATHIAVTAIPDTSKGERLIVLVSEPIPETELLRQQLLNLPLPNLWKPDLQAFIHVPEIPLLATGKRDYGRIRNMAEDLVKVPA; the protein is encoded by the coding sequence ATGGAAATAAACAATCCCTCGCATAACGCTATCCGCTGGCACCAGACCGTCCAAATCTCAGGAGCTCTAAACGATAACCTCTTCAAGCTCATCGCCCTCTTCGCCCTTTTTTCATGGCATGGACCTGATGAACGGACTCGAATCCTCGCCCTTGTCGGTGCTGTCTTTGCCCTCCCCTTTATAGGATTCACATCACTGGGCGGATATCTTGCTGATCGGGTCAGTAAATCAAAAATAATTTTAAGGCTCAAACAGGCAGAGTTGATAATCATGGGCCTCGGTATCGCAGCACTGGCAACTGAGAGCGTGCCGATGCTCTTCGCAACGATGCTTCTGATGTCGACGCAAAGTGCTTTGTTTGGCCCTTCAAAATATGGACTCGTCCCAGAAATTGTCGCCGCGCGCGATATCACCCGAACCAATAGCCACCTTCAGACACTTACTTACCTCGCAATCATTGCAGGAGTGGCATTAGCTCCGGCTTTTACAGCGCTCAGCGGCGCAGCTTATCATGTCGCAGCATTGGGCTGCTTTGGTATATCTATCGTAGGTTTTTTCGCCGCAACTCAACTCGACAAGGCACTGATAGGCGGCCCTCGAGAAAGCCTCAGATCCAGATCCGGCTTTAGAGAGAGTATTTCAATCATTCGCCAGGACCGGTGGCTCCTACTCGCGATCATTGGCCTCGCATGTTTTTCATTTTTCGCAGCCTTCACCCAACTCAACGTTATCGATTTTGGAAAAGAGCACCTAGGTTTATCGGATGAACAGTCTGGAGTAACTCTCCTGATCATTGCTTTGGGTATAGGGACGGGCTCCTTACTGGTTGGCCGGCTGAGCCGCCATGCTACGGAATTCGGTGCTGTTCCCTTGGGCGCACTGGGCATTGCTATGGGATTATTTCTACTCGGTTCGGTGGGCAGTCAAAGTATCTGGGCAACCTGCCTGTTTCTGTTCCTAATCGGCGTTGCTGCTGGCTGCATGACGGTGCCCCTGCATGCGTTTATTCAACAACGGAGCCCGAATGCTAACCTCGGCACCATCATTGGTATTTCCGGCCTTTTGAACTGGATCGCAATTTTCGCAGCTTCCCCCGTTCTCTATCTGAGCGATACACAGACTACATTGGCGTCGGCAGATCGTTTTGTGGCTCTAAGTATACTCGCTTTGGGACTCGTCTATCTCACGGTAAGAACGATTCCAGATTTCCTGGCACGCCTGATCATCAGCCTAGTAGCACGTTGCTTCTACACCATCCGACACCATGGAATTGAGAACATCCCTGCCGAAGGACCGGCATTAATTGTGAGTAATCACGTGTCTCTCTTAGATGCCGTCTTTCTCACCAGCGCCCAACCGCGCCGCATCCGACTGATCATGTCACGCGATTTCTATGAGAACTCGGGATGGTTCACCCGTTGGATATGCGACCTCGCTCGCGTGATTCTCATCCACGAAAGCGAAAACCCCAAAAAGCTGATACACTCCCTAAAAACCGCTCGCCAAGCATTGGTCGACGGCGAACTGGTTGGCATCTTTGCGGAAGGCCATCTCTCCAGACGGAACCTAATGTTGCCCCTCAAATCTGGTTTCACCCGGATCGTCAAGGGAACCCATGCTCCGATCATTCCCGTCTCGATCCAAGGAATCTGGGGGAGCCACACGACCTATTCTTCTGGATTGCCTGCAATCCGACCCTGGACAGACAGATCTCGCATTGTATCTGTTTCATTCGGCGCCCAACTACCCACACAGTCACAACCGGGGGACATCGCTGCAGCCATATCTCAACTTGCAGCAGATCAAGCGAATACCGCCAAGACTTCCTACAAAAATTTACCTGCCGCTTTCCTATCGCAGGCACGCAAATCTCCAAACGCTCCGTGCATTTCCGATAGCTCCGGCAAGCAGCTCAACTACAGCGAGGCACTCACGGCGACGCTCTTATTGAAGAAAAACCTACTCGAACGCTTCGAAGGCCAGGCACAGCACATTGGAATCTTGCTTCCTGCGTCTGTAGGCGGCGCCTTGGCCAACCTAGCCATCTCATTTACTGGCCGCATTCCAGTAAATATAAATTTTAGAGCTGGTTCCGATCACATTGCTTCTGCTGTGAGCCAAGCCAAGATCCGCTGGATCGTCACTGCCCGGGCGATGCCACTTCCTGATGGCATTCCCGCGTCCATCCGCGTTCTGTATGTCGAGGAACTCCTCAGATCGGTGACGAAGCGACAGCGTTTAGAGGCTTACCTTCGGGCGCGTTTTCTCCCGCAACGCTTTCTTCTCAATCAGACGACATCAAACTCTGATGATACTGCCGCAATCCTATTTACCAGCGGTTCGACACGAGCTCCCAAGGGTGTGTGTTTATCTCACCGAAACATCCTGTCCAACGCCGAAAGTTTCGGCTCTGTACTTAACGCTCAGACAGAAGACAAGGTATGCGGAACCCTTCCATTCTTCCACTCATTTGGTTTTACGGCCACACTCTGGTGTCCGCTCATCAATGGCATCTCAACGACCTATCATAACAATCCCTTGGATACGCGCCGCGTAGGCCAATTAGTCCAAGAAGAGCGAGCGACCATTTTGCTCTCAACTCCGACATTCCTAAATGCTTATCAGCGCCGCGTCACCTCTGATCAGTTCGCTTCATTGCGTTGGGTTTTTTCTTCAGCCGAACGGCTCTCGGAGGAGCTGGCTGACAGTTTTGAGGAGAAATACGGCATCCGTCCGCTCCAAGGTTACGGAGCCACCGAGCTCTCGCCCATCACCACGATAAGTCTGCCGAACCATACCATCGATGGGCTCCATGAGATCGGGTCCAAACCCGGAAGTGTCGGACGTGCCATACCAGGCGTCGCCCTACAAATCATCGACCCCGAATCAAAGACAGCCAAACAAACCGGCGAGCGCGGGCTCATCCGCGTCAAAGGGCCTAATACGATGCAAGGCTACCTACATCAGCCAGAATTGACTGCAAACGCCTTAGAGGATGGCTGGTATAACACGGGCGATATTGGCTATCTTGATGCAGATGGTTTTCTATTTATCACCGACCGCATCGCTCGCTTTGCTAAGCTTGGAGGAGAGATGGTGCCGCTCGGGGGCGTCGAAGAAGCCCTGAGTTCAGCAATCGGAGTTGACGCTACGCATATCGCGGTGACTGCCATTCCAGATACTTCAAAAGGAGAACGCCTCATCGTTCTTGTTTCGGAGCCCATACCCGAAACTGAGCTATTGAGGCAACAGCTCCTAAACCTGCCGCTACCCAATCTTTGGAAACCGGATTTGCAGGCCTTCATCCATGTCCCAGAGATCCCTCTCCTCGCAACAGGTAAGCGCGACTACGGGCGCATCCGTAACATGGCGGAAGACTTGGTAAAAGTTCCGGCATGA
- a CDS encoding MarR family transcriptional regulator, whose product MQERLPVEDVVHLTQAVRRAYHRFRHLSDQLHGDLGITGPKRALLLLLAENGPMTVPALAGERFVSRQIIQTQINQLLSAKLVEAQENPHHKRSQLIALSEGGEQMIQSMMQREHGYINQLSEVPSLEAIRTTCDVLDYLYTDLKDPE is encoded by the coding sequence ATGCAAGAACGATTACCGGTCGAAGATGTTGTCCATCTCACACAGGCAGTGCGGCGTGCTTACCATAGATTCCGACACTTGTCGGATCAGTTGCATGGTGATTTGGGAATTACCGGCCCCAAGCGCGCATTGCTCCTATTGCTTGCTGAAAACGGCCCCATGACCGTGCCAGCGCTTGCCGGTGAACGCTTTGTCAGTCGACAGATTATCCAGACTCAGATCAACCAGCTTCTGAGTGCCAAGCTTGTTGAGGCCCAAGAAAATCCGCATCACAAACGTTCGCAATTGATCGCTCTATCGGAGGGTGGAGAGCAAATGATCCAAAGCATGATGCAGCGAGAACATGGCTACATTAACCAGCTCTCCGAAGTCCCATCGCTCGAAGCGATCCGGACGACCTGCGATGTCTTGGATTATCTCTACACGGATTTAAAAGACCCCGAGTAA
- a CDS encoding dienelactone hydrolase family protein, whose product MKQLIALSLIAASALHADFIEKTFTYVFEETTFEATVVYAQDTAKDASLPGILMVPNWMGPGERATERARLLADDEFAVFVVDMYGVDIRPNNASEAGAAAGFVRGDRALMRRRAQEAVNQFAALSGSHPIDGENILAIGFCFGGGTVLELARSGTKDVKGVVSFHGNLDTPDPAIAQNIQVPVMVLHGADDPYVPKEQVNGFEEEMRAAGVDWQLVSYGGAVHSFTNPYANNPGASIYHERTAKRAYEKMDEFAEEVMGLDD is encoded by the coding sequence ATGAAACAGCTCATCGCCCTGTCCCTGATCGCAGCGTCTGCTTTACACGCAGACTTTATAGAAAAGACCTTCACCTATGTCTTCGAGGAAACCACCTTTGAAGCGACGGTCGTCTACGCACAAGACACAGCCAAAGACGCATCCCTACCAGGGATCCTCATGGTTCCCAACTGGATGGGGCCGGGCGAGCGAGCGACGGAACGCGCACGACTCTTAGCAGATGATGAATTTGCAGTGTTCGTCGTCGATATGTATGGCGTCGATATACGCCCCAATAATGCCTCAGAAGCTGGGGCAGCGGCCGGCTTCGTCCGTGGAGATCGCGCGCTCATGCGACGCCGAGCTCAAGAAGCGGTCAACCAATTTGCTGCTCTATCTGGATCACATCCGATTGATGGTGAGAACATCCTAGCCATAGGGTTCTGCTTCGGCGGAGGCACCGTCCTTGAGCTAGCCCGCAGTGGAACCAAAGATGTTAAGGGCGTTGTCTCGTTTCATGGCAACCTCGATACTCCAGATCCAGCAATTGCTCAGAACATTCAAGTCCCTGTGATGGTTCTACACGGTGCTGATGATCCCTATGTTCCAAAGGAACAAGTAAATGGATTCGAAGAAGAAATGCGCGCTGCCGGAGTAGACTGGCAACTCGTGTCCTACGGAGGAGCCGTCCATTCGTTCACCAACCCATATGCCAACAATCCAGGTGCATCGATCTACCACGAGCGCACCGCAAAACGGGCTTATGAGAAGATGGATGAATTCGCTGAAGAAGTCATGGGGCTCGACGACTAG
- a CDS encoding superoxide dismutase, producing the protein MRILLAIVSLAALTAVTSHNVLGHCQVPCGIYDDAARVHAMYEDAVTVEKATTMLAELDGKADIQSQQQIVRWVMNKESHAQKIIETMGDYFLTQRVKPSQEDYAIRLQEHHAVILAAMKAKQNADEKFALELKQAVATLEKYYPHEH; encoded by the coding sequence ATGCGCATACTATTAGCAATAGTCTCACTCGCGGCTTTGACCGCAGTAACTTCACATAACGTTCTCGGTCACTGCCAGGTTCCCTGTGGCATTTATGACGATGCAGCCCGCGTCCATGCCATGTATGAGGACGCAGTAACAGTCGAAAAAGCCACCACAATGCTCGCTGAACTCGATGGAAAAGCTGACATTCAGTCCCAACAACAGATTGTTCGTTGGGTCATGAATAAAGAATCTCATGCTCAAAAAATTATCGAAACGATGGGCGACTATTTTCTGACACAGCGGGTCAAGCCATCTCAAGAGGACTATGCTATACGTTTGCAAGAACACCACGCGGTGATTCTTGCGGCGATGAAGGCCAAACAGAATGCCGATGAAAAATTTGCTCTAGAGCTAAAACAAGCAGTCGCTACTCTCGAAAAATACTATCCCCACGAACATTGA
- a CDS encoding M3 family metallopeptidase has translation MSTEHPFLDTSFHIRWSELKPQHIEPDIQQALEAAQQEIDRLAGLPLEDATFQNVIIGLEHATRALSEAWGKVGHLDSVLNSPELREAYNGMLPKVSNFFSHISLNSDLWKRVRYARDNTDTALLSPVEMRLLEETVIDFQEQGADLPNDEKKKVAAINQQLAATTQKFSENVLDATNAWEKIITDAALLSGLPRSALEAAQQDAENKGHGTASEPAYRFTLQAPSYMPVMQYADSEELRKEVWGAFSKVAREGETNNIPLVTEILSLRQQKARLLGKENFAELVLARRMAKSGESALNFVENLHSRVADAFRNDYADLQVFRGPTPLEPWDISYWSEKQRRAQYAFDKEELRPYFPMNKVIYGLFSLAEDLFGIAIKEVESECREEPASENTTPEVWDKDVQFYSVQDKASGRHLGSFYADWYPRESKRGGAWMNYLYTGERGTENQDTPHLGLICGNMTPSVAGRPACLTHNEVETVFHEFGHLLHHICGEVTVPSLNGVNVAWDFVELPSQIMENWCWERESLDRFARHVDTDEPIPDDLFEKMLKARNFQSAAITMRQLSFGKMDLDLHIKYQGDDIEDLDATLDSILDGYTPQLATKSPYIAPRFTHIFGSSVGYAAGYYSYKWAEVLDADAFSKFKEDGILNQQTGLDFRNKILAKGNSEAPEKLFYDFMGRDPDPEALLTRAGLV, from the coding sequence ATGTCTACCGAGCACCCTTTTCTTGATACCTCATTCCACATCCGCTGGTCGGAACTCAAACCCCAGCATATCGAGCCCGACATTCAACAAGCGCTTGAGGCCGCTCAACAGGAAATCGACCGCCTGGCCGGCCTACCCCTCGAAGATGCGACATTCCAAAACGTGATCATTGGATTGGAGCATGCCACACGCGCTCTTTCGGAAGCGTGGGGAAAAGTCGGACATCTGGATTCAGTGCTGAACTCTCCAGAATTACGCGAGGCCTACAATGGCATGCTTCCTAAGGTATCCAATTTTTTCTCGCATATATCGTTGAATAGCGACCTCTGGAAGCGCGTACGCTATGCCCGTGACAACACTGACACTGCATTACTTTCGCCCGTAGAAATGCGCCTCTTGGAAGAGACAGTCATTGATTTCCAGGAGCAAGGGGCAGATCTCCCAAACGACGAAAAGAAAAAGGTAGCAGCTATCAATCAGCAGCTTGCAGCTACGACCCAAAAGTTTTCAGAAAACGTTCTCGATGCGACCAACGCCTGGGAGAAAATAATCACCGACGCAGCCTTGCTCTCGGGCTTGCCCAGGTCGGCCCTCGAAGCGGCACAGCAGGACGCTGAAAATAAGGGACATGGCACTGCGAGCGAACCTGCTTATCGTTTTACCCTCCAGGCTCCGAGCTACATGCCCGTCATGCAATACGCAGACTCCGAGGAGCTACGGAAAGAAGTATGGGGAGCCTTCAGTAAAGTAGCCCGCGAGGGAGAGACAAACAACATCCCGCTGGTCACCGAGATTTTATCTCTTAGGCAACAAAAAGCGCGGCTCTTAGGAAAAGAAAATTTTGCGGAATTGGTGTTAGCGCGGCGCATGGCTAAAAGTGGAGAATCGGCGCTCAATTTCGTCGAGAATCTTCATAGTCGCGTGGCAGATGCCTTTAGAAACGACTACGCTGACCTTCAGGTGTTTAGGGGACCCACGCCTCTTGAGCCTTGGGACATATCTTACTGGTCGGAAAAGCAACGGCGCGCCCAATACGCCTTCGACAAGGAAGAATTACGCCCTTATTTCCCAATGAATAAGGTGATTTATGGCCTTTTCTCTTTGGCCGAGGATTTATTTGGAATCGCCATCAAGGAGGTCGAAAGCGAATGCCGAGAAGAGCCTGCCTCCGAGAACACTACACCTGAAGTCTGGGATAAGGATGTTCAATTTTACTCGGTTCAGGATAAGGCCTCAGGTCGCCATTTGGGTTCTTTCTATGCAGACTGGTATCCTCGAGAATCAAAGCGCGGGGGCGCTTGGATGAACTACCTTTATACCGGCGAACGTGGCACAGAGAACCAGGACACTCCACACCTCGGCTTAATTTGCGGAAATATGACGCCATCCGTAGCCGGTCGTCCAGCCTGTCTCACCCATAACGAGGTCGAGACCGTGTTTCATGAGTTCGGCCACCTCTTACATCATATCTGTGGCGAAGTAACTGTCCCATCTCTCAATGGCGTTAACGTCGCATGGGACTTCGTAGAGCTTCCCTCTCAAATTATGGAAAATTGGTGTTGGGAGCGAGAGAGCCTCGATCGTTTCGCACGGCATGTAGACACTGACGAGCCCATCCCAGACGACTTATTCGAAAAGATGCTCAAAGCGCGCAATTTCCAATCTGCAGCTATTACGATGCGCCAGCTCTCATTCGGCAAAATGGACCTTGACCTCCACATCAAATATCAGGGCGACGACATCGAGGATCTCGACGCTACACTAGATAGCATACTCGACGGCTATACCCCTCAACTGGCTACAAAATCTCCTTACATTGCGCCACGATTCACACATATTTTTGGCAGCTCAGTTGGCTATGCAGCTGGTTACTATTCATATAAATGGGCAGAAGTGCTGGATGCGGACGCGTTTTCGAAATTCAAAGAAGACGGCATCCTCAACCAGCAAACCGGGCTCGATTTTCGTAATAAAATCCTAGCCAAAGGAAATAGCGAAGCACCTGAGAAGCTCTTTTATGACTTCATGGGCCGGGACCCGGACCCAGAGGCACTGCTCACACGCGCTGGTCTCGTATGA
- a CDS encoding nuclear transport factor 2 family protein, whose translation MNSPARQIFSYFDASNQRDFEAIEAMLYDEIEYNSDNAGSHRGKETVLEMMHGFFAQFSEITWTIDALLNDTEQSAEVAFTCRATRVDGSTLLRRGYESVELCDGKISRIVVRSQS comes from the coding sequence ATGAACTCACCAGCAAGGCAAATTTTCAGCTATTTCGACGCATCAAATCAACGCGATTTCGAAGCAATCGAAGCGATGCTATATGATGAAATTGAGTATAATTCAGATAATGCTGGCTCTCATCGAGGTAAGGAAACTGTGCTTGAGATGATGCATGGCTTTTTCGCCCAGTTCTCTGAGATTACCTGGACTATCGATGCACTGCTGAATGATACAGAGCAGTCGGCCGAGGTCGCTTTTACATGCCGTGCCACACGAGTAGATGGCTCTACTCTATTGCGTCGAGGTTACGAATCAGTCGAACTCTGCGATGGCAAAATCAGCCGGATCGTTGTCAGGAGTCAAAGCTAG
- a CDS encoding amino acid ABC transporter ATP-binding protein, with the protein MIRMSGVEKFYGDFQALKGVSLEVEEGERIVICGPSGSGKSTLIRCINFLEVPDVGSIFIKSSPVKFRDAEIQAVRAEVGMVFQQFNLFPHLSVLDNLTLAPRKVKGLNRDSAEKKAMALLDRVKISDQAQKLPGQLSGGQQQRAAIARSLCMEPKVMLFDEPTSALDPEMIFEVLEVMRDLASQGMTMICVTHEMGFAREVADRVVFMDHGEIVEDRSPQDFFGKPNSQRAKEFLSRVLDHG; encoded by the coding sequence ATTATCCGAATGAGCGGCGTGGAAAAATTCTACGGAGATTTTCAGGCTCTAAAAGGTGTCAGTCTTGAGGTGGAGGAGGGCGAGCGTATTGTGATTTGTGGTCCGTCAGGGTCAGGTAAGTCGACGCTGATCCGTTGTATCAACTTCCTTGAGGTGCCGGATGTGGGCAGCATTTTTATCAAAAGCAGCCCGGTGAAATTTCGTGATGCTGAGATCCAAGCAGTGCGTGCCGAGGTGGGTATGGTATTTCAACAGTTCAACCTCTTTCCCCATCTGAGTGTCTTGGATAACCTGACGTTGGCACCCCGCAAAGTGAAGGGTCTCAATAGAGACAGCGCTGAGAAAAAAGCGATGGCTTTACTGGATCGTGTCAAGATTTCAGATCAAGCCCAGAAATTACCCGGGCAGCTGTCCGGTGGACAGCAGCAGCGTGCTGCGATTGCGCGAAGTTTGTGTATGGAGCCCAAGGTCATGCTGTTTGATGAGCCGACTTCGGCACTGGATCCTGAAATGATTTTTGAGGTGCTGGAAGTGATGCGTGATTTAGCCAGTCAGGGTATGACTATGATCTGTGTGACACACGAAATGGGCTTTGCGCGGGAGGTAGCAGATCGTGTGGTGTTTATGGATCATGGGGAAATCGTTGAGGACCGGTCGCCTCAGGATTTTTTTGGTAAACCCAACTCACAGCGCGCCAAGGAATTTCTCAGTCGTGTTCTAGATCATGGCTAA
- a CDS encoding amino acid ABC transporter permease has product MAKQQSRGSIFWQGWLPLGVLGAVLLWMILQGAGALNYTWQWERVPETLLIIDDEGVYPGNLLFGLGETLKISTLSIVLALPVGVLLAGAQRSVFYSLRVPAYGFFSVVRNTPLLVQLYVFYFIFGPVMGLDRLWVAVGGLVAFQGAYLAPIILSGFDAIPKGQAEAAAALGLGRVDVLLKVLFPQAIRILLPALTNEAVNLIKNSALLSAVSIFEVVTEGKDIIADTFMSFEIWLTIGALYLCINIPLSVAAQLLETKWRTA; this is encoded by the coding sequence ATGGCTAAGCAGCAGAGCAGAGGATCAATTTTTTGGCAAGGATGGCTCCCATTGGGTGTGTTAGGTGCCGTTTTGCTTTGGATGATTCTGCAAGGGGCTGGTGCGTTGAATTATACATGGCAGTGGGAGCGTGTGCCTGAAACACTGCTTATCATTGATGACGAAGGTGTGTATCCAGGGAATTTGTTATTTGGGCTGGGGGAGACCCTCAAAATATCAACACTGAGTATTGTTTTGGCTCTACCCGTTGGCGTCTTGCTCGCAGGGGCACAGCGCAGTGTTTTCTACTCCCTACGTGTCCCGGCATACGGTTTCTTCTCAGTCGTCCGAAACACGCCTTTATTGGTCCAACTGTATGTGTTTTATTTTATTTTTGGGCCGGTGATGGGCTTGGATCGTCTCTGGGTGGCTGTGGGCGGGTTGGTTGCTTTTCAGGGTGCCTATTTAGCGCCGATCATTCTCAGTGGATTCGATGCGATTCCGAAAGGGCAGGCTGAGGCTGCGGCAGCCTTGGGTCTGGGCAGGGTGGATGTCCTCCTGAAGGTGCTCTTCCCTCAAGCGATCAGGATCTTGCTACCGGCATTGACCAACGAAGCGGTGAATCTAATCAAAAACTCGGCGTTACTGAGTGCCGTCTCAATTTTTGAGGTCGTTACTGAGGGCAAGGATATCATTGCCGATACGTTTATGAGTTTTGAGATTTGGCTAACGATAGGTGCCCTTTACTTGTGTATTAATATCCCATTGTCGGTGGCAGCTCAATTGCTTGAGACTAAATGGAGAACCGCCTGA
- a CDS encoding transporter substrate-binding domain-containing protein produces the protein MKRFILLLLTFTLASAPFVFSQTIWEKVQDRGTLRVGMSTFVPWAMRDKAGNLIGFEIDVAKQFAEDHGLEIEFVPTAWDGIIPALLASKFDVIIGGMTITPERQNTVDFSDPYALGGVNIAAHTEKAKGFEMDDFNSRRVTLTARRGTTAAEAAKELFPKARLRQFDDDTQAFQEVLNGRAHAALASSPKPEHQTVRNSDTLYLPFDALLFEGGEGMAFVKKEPETIAVFNTWIEKRLADGWLKERRHYWFGTLDWADQTHAE, from the coding sequence ATGAAACGATTTATTCTTCTTTTGCTTACGTTCACTTTGGCATCAGCTCCGTTTGTGTTCTCTCAGACTATCTGGGAAAAGGTTCAAGATCGCGGGACGTTGCGCGTAGGGATGTCGACCTTTGTTCCCTGGGCCATGCGCGATAAGGCAGGTAACTTAATCGGATTTGAGATCGATGTGGCCAAGCAGTTTGCTGAGGATCATGGACTGGAGATTGAGTTCGTGCCTACGGCTTGGGATGGGATCATTCCGGCCCTGCTCGCGAGCAAATTTGACGTCATTATTGGAGGTATGACCATTACTCCAGAACGTCAAAATACAGTGGATTTCTCGGACCCGTATGCTTTGGGCGGAGTCAATATCGCTGCTCATACTGAGAAGGCTAAAGGGTTCGAAATGGATGATTTTAACTCGCGTCGCGTCACTTTGACCGCACGGCGAGGAACGACAGCTGCTGAGGCCGCGAAAGAACTTTTTCCGAAAGCGCGGCTAAGACAATTTGATGATGACACTCAAGCGTTTCAGGAAGTCTTGAATGGTCGTGCCCATGCGGCACTGGCATCGAGTCCCAAGCCGGAGCATCAAACGGTGAGAAACAGCGATACGCTCTATCTTCCTTTTGACGCGCTGTTGTTTGAAGGGGGTGAGGGCATGGCTTTTGTCAAGAAAGAGCCTGAGACCATAGCAGTGTTTAATACTTGGATTGAAAAGCGGTTAGCGGATGGTTGGTTGAAGGAACGGCGTCATTACTGGTTTGGCACACTGGATTGGGCGGACCAAACCCATGCAGAGTAG